A stretch of Fusarium fujikuroi IMI 58289 draft genome, chromosome FFUJ_chr10 DNA encodes these proteins:
- a CDS encoding related to nitrogen metabolic regulation protein nmr, with translation MANDKLICVVGATGNQGGSVARRFLKAGFKVRGLTRNTASPSAQALSSAGAEVVAVDLNDVSTLKSAFTGANVIFSVTNYWEPFFRPDCREQAAKEGISCRKFAYNVEVQQGKNIVDAAATVVDTLDNNGFLVSTLSQAEKCSGGKFKELYHFDGKADVFPAYVDEKYPELAAKMSCIHTGYFYTSFNILPDSYMNKLSDGTFEMSFTTSPDALVPHLDPVGDLGNFTYAVYQMPPGKAYMAEGTTCTWPEWIETWGRINNVPVKYRQVTPDEMTAATPDRDAGIETGYMFSYTSDPGYDGGMKLLKAKDIREAGIDCPMTSWEEWAKKYDWSAILNK, from the exons ATGGCCAACGATAAACTCATCTGCGTGGTTGGCGCCACAGGCAACCAGGGCGGCTCCGTCGCCCGTCGCTTTCTCAAGGCGGGCTTCAAAGTGCGTGGCTTGACCCGCAACACCGCCTCACCCTCCGCCCAGGCCCTGTCATCGGCGGGAGCCGAAGTCGTGGCTGTCGATCTCAATGACGTCTCGACTCTCAAGAGCGCCTTTACTGGAGCAAACGTCATCTTCAGCGTGACGAACTACTGGGAGCCGTTTTTCCGACCGGATTGTCGGGAgcaggctgccaaggagggTATTTCGTGTCGCAAGTTTGCGTATAATGTCGAGGTGCAGCAGGGCAAGAATATTGTCGATGCGGCTGCTACAGTGGTTGATACGCTGGATAATAATGGGTTTTTGGTCTCGACGCTGAGTCAGGCTGAGAAGTGCAGTGGAGGCAAGTTCAAGGAGTTGTATCATTTTGATGGCAAGGCGGATGTTTTTCCGGCgtatgttgatgagaagtaTCCTGAGCTTGCGGCCAAGATGTCGTGCATTCACACCGGATACTTCTATACAAGCTTCAACATTCTGCCCGACTCTTATATGAACAAG CTCTCTGATGGGACCTTTGAAATGTCCTTCACGACCTCCCCCGACGCTCTCGTTCCTCATCTCGACCCAGTAGGAGACCTAGGCAACTTCACCTACGCCGTGTACCAAATGCCTCCTGGTAAAGCCTACATGGCTGAAGGCACAACCTGCACATGGCCGGAGTGGATCGAGACTTGGGGCCGCATCAACAACGTCCCCGTCAAGTACCGCCAGGTGACGCCAGACGAGATGACAGCTGCTACACCTGATCGCGATGCGGGTATCGAGACAGGGTATATGTTTTCATATACTTCTGATCCTGGCTACGATGGCGGCATGAAGTTGCTGAAGGCGAAGGATATCCGAGAG GCTGGTATTGACTGCCCCATGACGAGCTGGGAGGAATGGGCAAAGAAGTACGACTGGTCTGCTATTCTTAACAAATGA
- a CDS encoding related to peroxisomal short-chain alcohol dehydrogenase: MPSAAETRPEENPWENAEAPTNGSNLITKIHRESYEAISPSRPELSQAGHTVLVAGASTGIGFSIAESFASASATRLIITGRRKDTLNNAADKIKTKYSSVEVIPIINDFADENATREFWKKLAEDGVFVDVLVLSAAKMWLPNTILGLGHETFKDGLGVNLTAPYLWISLFHKQREIDPSRKLVLLNLSSIAIHLTQLSVPIPLYSITKSAGTMMMQHIAMTVPSSEMQVISFEPGLHYTESFERFTDENSFKWDDIKLPGDFAVWAASEEAEFLHGRFIWAKWDVDELKNGPLRKKIESDVSLFRVGVKGY; encoded by the exons ATGCCTTCCGCAGCAGAGACAAGGCCCGAGGAAAACCCCTGGGAGAATGCCGAGGCACCTACCAACGGCAgcaacctcatcaccaaaatcCATCGCGAGTCATACGAGGCAATCTCGCCATCTCGTCCTGAGCTCTCCCAGGCCGGCCATACTGTCCTCGTCGCTGGAGCCTCCACTGGAATTGGCTTCAGCATCGCCGAGTCTTTCGCCTCAGCCTCTGCGACccgtctcatcatcaccggcCGGCGCAAAGATACCTTGAACAACGCtgctgacaagatcaagacgaAGTACTCCAGCGTCGAAGTCATCCCGATTATCAATGACTTTGCTGATGAGAATGCCACGCGAGAGTTCTGGAAGAAACTTGCGGAAGATGGtgtctttgttgatgttctcgtTTTGAGTGCTGCGAAAATGTGGTTGCCCAACACTATTCTTGGACTTGGGCATGAGACCTTCAAGGATGGCCTTGGAGTGAACCTTACTGCTCCATATCTGTGGATTAGTTTGTTTCATAAGCAGCGAGAAATCGACCCTTCACGAAAGCTG GTCCTCCTCAACTTATCCAGCATTGCAATCCATCTAACTCAGCTCTCTGTTCCAATTCCCCTATACTCAATCACCAAAAGCGCTGGGACAATGATGATGCAGCACATTGCCATGACTGTGCCATCCAGCGAGATGCAGGTCATTAGTTTCGAGCCTGGGCTTCACTATACTGAATCGTTCGAGCGTTTCACCGATGAAAACAGTTTCAAGTGGGATGACA TCAAACTGCCTGGCGATTTTGCTGTTTGGGCAGCgtctgaagaagccgagTTTCTACATGGGCGTTTTATCTGGGCGAAATGGGATGTCGATGAACTCAAGAATGGACCCCTCCGGAAGAAGATCGAAAGTGACGTTTCGCTTTTCAGAGTTGGCGTCAAGGGATACTAA
- a CDS encoding related to diaminopropionate ammonia-lyase — protein MKLNSIVFSAAAAAAFNLGNVQFPFSHESLESSPLLDLHKSLVERPSITGSEKHVTDFLKAYLQDAGFTVEAQSVAKNRDNILAYYNNTRNTRVLVTSHIDTVPPFWPYERRGDEIWGRGTVDAKGSVAAQIIAVEELFEKKKVSEGDVALLFVVGEETGGPGMGNVNDLGLSWESVIFGEPTELKLARGHKGGLGFTIKANGKAGHSGYPETGSNAIDSLVRGLAALQKVELPGSKEFGNTTLNVGRIEGGVAGNVIPANAYATGGVRVAGGTPEGIRDLIRRVVEESDPSLVVEFSYGIGPVPTDYDVDGFETVVLNYGTDIPRLKGSHKRYLYGPGSILEAHSAHEHLRVSDLQKAVEGYKKLISHALDQPSEL, from the exons ATGAAGCTCAACAGTATCGTCTTCAGTGCCGCTGCGGCGGCAGCGTTCAACCTGGGAAACGTCCAGTTCCCGTTCTCTCATGAATCACTAGAGTCGTCAcctcttctcgatcttcatAAGTCACTTGTCGAACGTCCCTCAATCACCGGTTCAGAGAAACACGTCACCGACTTTCTCAAGGCATACCTCCAAGATGCAGGTTTCACTGTTGAGGCCCAATCAGTCGCCAAGAACCGCGATAACATTTTGGCTTACTACAACAACACGAGAAACACAAGAGTCCTCGTGACGTCTCACATTGACACTGTCCCGCCGTTCTGGCCTTATGAACGACGAGGTGATGAGATTTGGGGTCGAGGAACAGTCGATGCAAAGGGCAGTGTCGCGGCACAGATCATTGCTGTTGAGGAACtatttgagaagaagaaagtcaGCGAAGGTGATGTGGCCCTTTTATTCGTGGTGGGCGAAGAGACGGGCGGACCCGGAATGGGCAATGTCAATGACCTAGGTCTATCCTGGGAGTCTGTCATTTTTGGTGAACCAACAGAGCTCAAACTTGCTCGAGGTCACAAAGGTGGATTGGGTTTCACCATCAAAGCCAATGGAAAGGCTGGTCATTCTGGATACCCTGAGACGGGAAGCAATGCGATTGACAGCCTTGTTCGTGGATTAGCGGCTCTTCAGAAGGTTGAGTTACCTGGGAGTAAAGAGTTTGGGAACACTACTCTCAACGTGGGTAGGATTGAAGGTGGTGTTGCTGGTAATGTTATCCCGGCGAACGCTTATGCCACCGGAGGAGTCAGAGTTGCCGGTGGAACTCCAGAGGGTATCAGGGACTTGATTCGTCGGGTAGTTGAGGAGAGTGATCCGAGCCTTGTTGTTGAGTTCTCGTATGGTATCGGACCAGTGCCTACAGACTATGATGTTGACG GCTTTGAGACTGTAGTCTTGAACTATGGGACAGACATCCCCAGACTAAAGGGGAGCCATAAGAGATATCTGTACGGACCTGGCTCGATTCTCGAAGCGCACTCTGCGCATGAGCACTTGAGGGTTTCGGATCTGCAGAAAGCTGTTGAGGGGTACAAGAAGTTGATATCTCACGCTCTTGATCAACCTTCTGAGCTGTGA
- a CDS encoding related to putative tartrate transporter, with translation MASSGISKGHGTLDEKTHHVVPDSSSGEPPVKQHYNTVTRGESVPTSGDIDDNIVGYDGTLMGARTRLSSQQEKKLLRRIDWHLIPLLSVMYMVKSIDASNVSNARIMDRGTPRNIMTELNISADDYNFVTMAYYIPYILAETPSNLLVKRLKPSVWQARIMISWGIVLVCHAAVTNAAGLYTVRAFLGLFEAGLWPGMLLQLCYWYRPDEMASRIVLVTILGNFSAVVSGVLAFAFNGVHAQGLSGWKWLILTEGVFTILLGIYAYIFMPDFPDTARWMSEEEKAFVQARLPINAPRAAEKDFDWTEFWNTLKDHKLWLFLLCWAFYTIGTTGLNFYQPTVIANLGFTGIAEAQLLNIPPAIFACVLTIVFGWVANTGRFPLPLIPLSFMIIIEACYVVLYTFPNTGGVYAATVIAGGFSIAWYTMMWPWRVQTTDGATGSAFAIAFANSYGQIGGAVGSQLFNSRFAPRYTTSFGIAMGFIGMAIIMNVITWSFTWKVDVATRRLKRARDAAAKRNEAILDDVDIHAKT, from the exons atggcttcttctggtaTCTCCAAAGGCCACGGAACCTTGGATGAGAAGACTCATCATGTTGTTCCCGACTCTTCATCTGGCGAACCGCCAGTCAAGCAACACTACAACACCGTCACCCGCGGAGAGTCTGTCCCCACTTCAGGTGATATAGACGATAACATTGTCGGTTATGATGGAACGCTTATGGGAGCGCGGACTCGGTTGAGTAGtcagcaagagaagaagttgctgcGACGAATTGATTGGCATCTCATTCCTTTGCTTTCGGTCATGTATATGGTCAAGTCAATTGATGCTTCCAAT GTCTCGAATGCTCGAATCATGGATCGTGGAACGCCGAGGAATATCATGACTGAGCTGAACATCTCAGCTGATGACTACAACTTTGTCACTATGGCATACTAC ATCCCGTATATCTTGGCAGAGACGCCTTCAAACCTTTTGGTAAAGCGCCTCAAACCATCAGTTTGGCAAGCGAGAATCATG ATATCATGGGGCATAGTTCTCGTCTGTCACGCTGCAGTGACGAATGCCGCTGGATTGTATACAGTCCGCGCTTTTCTCGGTCTCTTCGAGGCAGGACTCTGGCCTGGTATGCTTCTGCAGTTATGCTACTGGTACCGCCCCGACGAAATGGCATCACGCATCGTTCTTGTCACTATCCTCGGTAACTTCAGTGCTGTCGTTAGCGGTGTTCTGGCCTTTGCATTCAACGGTGTCCATGCGCAGGGGTTGTCGGGATGGAAATG GCTAATATTAACAGAGGGAGTATTCACTATACTCCTTGGTATCTATGCGTATATCTTCATGCCTGACT TCCCGGATACAGCTCGTTGGATGtccgaagaagaaaaggcatTTGTTCAAGCTAGACTCCCCATCAACGCCCCCAGAGCCGCTGAGAAGGACTTTGACTGGACAGAATTCTGGAATACTCTCAAAGACCACAAACTCTGGTTATTTCTTCTCTGCTGGGCATTTTATACTATCGGCACGACGGGGCTGAACTTTTATCAGCCGACGGTCATTGCGAACTTGGGATTCAC TGGTATCGCGGAAGCCCAGCTGCTTAACATCCCTCCAGCCATCTTTGCCTGTGTGCTCACGATAGTATTTGGATGGGTCGCCAACACCGGTCGTTTCCCTTTACCTCTGATtcccttgagcttcatgataATCATAGAAGCTTGTTACGTTGTGTTGTACACCTTCCCCAACACAGGCGGTGTGTATGCAGCTACTGTAATAGCAGGAGGTTTCTCAATCGCCTG GTACACCATGATGTGGCCATGGAGAGTCCAAACCACAGACGGAGCAACCGGTTCAGCCTTTGCCATTGCGTTTGCCAATAGCTACGGCCAGATTGGAGGCGCAGTTGGATCACAGCTGTTCAATTCGCGCTTTGCACCGAGGTATACTACATCTTTTGGGATCGCGATGGGATTTATTGGTATGGCTATTATCATGAATGTGATCACTTGGTCGTTTACTTGGAAAGTTGATGTTGCGACGAGGCGGCTTAAGAGGGCGAGAGATGCTGCTGCGAAGAGGAATGAGGCTATtttggatgatgttgatattCATGCCAAGACTTAG
- a CDS encoding related to lipase 1 translates to MSSLEWLLDLCTVAKATGRNVVTDHTPLEHQLPPSKDPWYSAPDGWENRQPGDVLRIRSASNLTSIVDGSGAVYHILYRSTDSRGHPSWAVTTLFISTSLYQSPSRKAAILSYQFAYNTCNVDSCPSYALSGVMAKSEPNLGIKSSTSLITEMLSFGWIINTPDHLGPKAAFGTSVQAGHATLDALRAVHNLLSLGDNSDFSTTIWGYSGGSIATFSAAELQPSYAPELNISAAVVGGLVDDISAALDKINKSPIAGTLIALLLGITAQYPEERAYLESCLVPEKRDDFMAAVNTEVTQNVGKYSGQDIYPFFKGGGADLRAPTLQELYDKQAKLGYRDTPTIPMFLYKAIQDQFCTIDLTDATVDRLCEKGAEITFERNTVGSHVSEIENGKPRAFGFLRSIFDESYECPASKRNVMDVTVDVSLQDK, encoded by the coding sequence ATGTCTTCTCTAGAATGGCTTTTGGATCTATGCACCGTCGCAAAAGCCACCGGAAGAAATGTCGTCACTGACCATACACCTCTGGAACATCAGCTTCCGCCAAGCAAAGACCCATGGTATTCTGCGCCTGATGGCTGGGAGAATAGACAACCCGGCGATGTTCTCCGCATTCGTTCCGCATCAAACCTCACCTCTATCGTAGATGGCTCCGGCGCTGTATATCACATCCTTTACCGCTCAACAGACTCACGGGGTCATCCATCATGGGCTGTCACTACGCTCTTCATTTCAACCTCGCTTTACCAATCTCCATCCAGAAAAGCAGCGATTCTCTCATATCAGTTCGCGTATAACACATGCAACGTCGACTCATGCCCGTCATACGCTTTATCTGGTGTGATGGCGAAAAGCGAACCGAATCTTGGTATCAAATCAAGTACTTCTTTGATCACTGAAATGCTCTCGTTTGGCTGGATCATCAACACTCCGGATCACCTAGGGCCAAAGGCTGCGTTTGGCACAAGCGTTCAAGCAGGCCATGCGACCCTCGACGCCTTGCGCGCTGTTCATAATCTTCTTAGTTTGGGAGATAATTCAGACTTCAGCACTACGATATGGGGATATAGCGGTGGCTCAATCGCGACGTTCTCTGCGGCTGAGCTACAACCATCCTATGCACCGGAGCTCAATATCTCAGCAGCTGTTGTCGGCGGTCTCGTGGATGACATATCCGCTGCAttggacaagatcaacaaaaGTCCGATCGCTGGAACTCTGATTGCCCTCTTGTTAGGAATTACAGCGCAATATCCTGAAGAACGAGCTTACCTGGAAAGCTGTCTTGTCCCGGAGAAGAGAGACGACTTCATGGCAGCAGTGAACACCGAAGTCACTCAAAATGTGGGCAAATACTCGGGACAAGATATTTATCCTTTCTTCAAAGGTGGAGGTGCAGATTTAAGAGCTCCGACTCTACAAGAACTCTACGATAAGCAGGCAAAGCTGGGATACAGAGACACGCCCACGATACCCATGTTTCTGTACAAGGCTATACAGGATCAGTTCTGCACTATAGACCTTACCGATGCGACGGTAGATAGACTCTGTGAGAAAGGAGCGGAGATTACGTTTGAGCGGAATACAGTGGGGAGCCACGTTTCTGAGATTGAGAACGGAAAGCCAAGAGCGTTTGGGTTTCTGCGGAGTATCTTTGATGAGTCATACGAGTGTCCTGCATCGAAGCGGAATGTGATGGATGTCACGGTTGATGTCTCTTTGCAGGATAAGTGA
- a CDS encoding related to lactate 2-monooxygenase has protein sequence MTDEVEPKRLSQPFSIPDPTSFSNFQRDIYQSFRPPIFSTNPTEWESLAKEKIPATNFGYVYGSASSAATAKANGEAFSRYRLKPRFLVDVTRRDVDVELFGTKYKSPLIVAPIGVQSILHPDAEEATARACHKVGMPMILSTAATRTIEEVAVANADGDRWYQLYWPKPQFEDVTASLLARAKASGYKVLVVTLDTFSLGWRPTDLDTSYLPFIWGQGCQIGFSDPVFNKLFDEMQKNDSRSIAEKLSELWTIMRRPGTVYGAARVLANAKTMIKSKAWIDVINSGTYRSWADLKILKDLWDGPIVLKGIQTVEDAHLAIEHSIDGIIVSNHGGRQLDGAIASLDALADIAADKKVKDSNLTIMFDSGVRTGSDVLKALALGAKAVCIGRPYAYGLAAGGQEGVEHVLKCLLADMDNMLANAGKKSVRDLSRDDLQILPLSKI, from the coding sequence ATGACCGACGAAGTTGAGCCCAAGAGACTGAGTCAACCATTCTCAATCCCAGACCCAACcagcttctccaacttccaGCGCGACATCTACCAATCCTTCCGCCCaccgatcttctcaacaaaccCCACAGAATGGGAGTCGCTAGCCAAGGAAAAGATCCCCGCCACCAATTTTGGCTATGTCTACGGTTCAGCAAGTAGTGCTGCTACTGCGAAAGCGAATGGCGAGGCGTTCAGCCGATATCGCCTGAAGCCGCGCTTTCTCGTTGATGTCACCAGGCGCgatgttgacgttgagctGTTCGGTACCAAGTACAAGAGTCCGCTGATTGTAGCGCCTATTGGTGTGCAGAGTATCTTGCATCCTGATGCGGAAGAAGCCACGGCGAGAGCGTGCCACAAGGTCGGCATGCCGATGATTCTATCGACTGCTGCGACGCGCACAATTGAGGAGGTCGCTGTGGCGAATGCAGATGGCGATCGATGGTATCAGCTGTACTGGCCGAAGCCGCAATTCGAGGACGTCACTGCTAGTCTTCTCGCGCGCGCAAAAGCTTCAGGCTACAAGGTCCTTGTCGTCACGCTGGATACGTTCTCACTCGGCTGGAGACCTACAGACCTCGACACGTCGTATTTGCCGTTCATCTGGGGCCAAGGCTGCCAAATTGGCTTTTCGGATCCTGTGTTCAACAAGCTATTTGacgagatgcagaagaatGACTCGCGAAGTATTGCAGAAAAACTTTCGGAGCTTTGGACGATTATGAGACGGCCTGGGACTGTGTACGGCGCTGCAAGGGTCCTCGCTAATGCAAAGACAATGATCAAATCGAAAGCTTGGATTGACGTGATCAACTCCGGTACATATCGTTCGTGGGCCGATCTGAAAATATTGAAGGATCTCTGGGACGGGCCAATTGTTCTCAAGGGAATTCAGACAGTCGAGGACGCCCATCTTGCCATTGAGCACAGCATCGACGGCATCATCGTCTCCAACCACGGCGGCCGCCAACTCGACGGTGCCATAGCATCACTAGACGCACTGGCGGATATCGCTGCGGACAAGAAGGTCAAAGACTCAAATCTGACCATCATGTTTGACAGCGGTGTCCGAACTGGCTCAGATGTATTGAAGGCATTGGCCCTTGGTGCAAAGGCGGTCTGCATTGGAAGGCCGTATGCTTATGGTCTTGCTGCGGGTGGACAGGAAGGCGTGGAACATGTTTTGAAGTGCTTGTTGGCGGATATGGATAATATGCTTGCAAATGCTGGGAAGAAGAGTGTAAGGGACTTGAGTCGGGATGATCTTCAGATTTTGCCGCTGTCCAAGATTTGA
- a CDS encoding methyltransferase, with protein MGSEHDSKPKTSSSPVASGSPPPVTTLSGQDPGETRRSPADDEDQQPEEHAPLQVDEDEIAGDDADSTYGSDRGSVYTASATSSIYDYQYENGRRYHAFREGQYVLPNDDQEQQRLDLQHHIWRLLLGGALHTAPLPNPDSPEEYRILDLGCGTGIWAIEMADEYPNATVAGVDLSPIQPDWVPGNCMFHVDDYEDEWTYRESERFDYIHGRALSGTSADWMRFYKQALNHLKPGGYMEMQEYDAWIFSDDDSCDRAPWTMEWVNKLDEASKMFGKQINVAKYHKQWMIDAGFEDVVERVYRIPIGPWAKDPTLKELGKFELTHMQMSVESHTPALFTRVWNYSHDQVMVLMEGVKREFRSRELRLITSYRFITGRKPAEA; from the exons ATGGGTTCTGAACACGATTCCAAACCAAAGACTTCTTCGTCGCCCGTAGCGTCAGGGTCTCCTCCACCCGTTACCACTCTGTCGGGTCAAGATCCTGGCGAGACTCGCCGATCGCCcgcagatgacgaggaccAACAGCCAGAAGAGCATGCGCCGCTCCAGGTCGAT GAGGATGAAATAGCCGGCGATGATGCAGACTCTACTTATGGCTCTGACCGAGGCTCAGTCTACACTGCTTCCGCCACGTCATCAATCTACGACTACCAGTATGAAAATGGCCGTCGCTACCACGCTTTTCGCGAGGGCCAATATGTCCTTCCAAACGACGACCAGGAACAGCAACGTCTAGATCTCCAGCATCACATCTGGCGCTTGCTCCTCGGCGGCGCCTTGCACACCGCGCCATTACCTAACCCAGACTCACCCGAGGAATACCGCATCCTGGATCTCGGCTGCGGCACTGGCATCTGGGCCATAGAAATGGCAGACGAGTACCCCAATGCAACAGTCGCAGGCGTAGACCTCTCTCCGATCCAGCCGGACTGGGTACCCGGTAACTGCATGTTTCACGTTGACGACTACGAAGATGAGTGGACGTACCGCGAGAGTGAGAGGTTTGACTACATCCATGGCCGCGCGCTCAGCGGCACGAGTGCAGACTGGATGAGGTTTTACAAGCAGGCGCTCAACCATCTGAAGCCAGGCGGGTATATGGAGATGCAGGAGTATGATGCGTGGATCTTCAGCGACGACGATAGTTGTGATAGGGCGCCGTGGACGATGGAGTGGGTTaacaagcttgatgaggcgAGTAAGATGTTTGGGAAGCAGATCAATGTGGCCAAGTATCATAAGCAGTGGATGATTGATGCTGGGTTCGAAGATGTCGTTGAGAGAGTTTACAGA ATACCCATTGGTCCCTGGGCGAAAGACCCGACGCTGAAGGAGCTGGGAAAGTTTGAACTGACGCATATGCAAATGTCGGTTGAGTCGCATACACCAGCTTTGTTCACGCGTGTGTGGAATTATTCACATGATCAGGttatggtgttgatggagggTGTGAAGAGGGAGTTTCGAAGTCGTGAGTTGAGATTGATTACGAGTTATCGATTCATCACTGGGCGAAAGCCAGCAGAGGCTTAG
- a CDS encoding probable phenylacetyl-CoA ligase: MVFYPPSWVPDLPIDPPDSVSVAEFMSSEEYGRYPIATARHPYTCGLTGKTRTVEEVILREDFLARGIGKALQLDSQAGSEWDRVCVIFSLNTIDYIPLTHSIHRLNGIASLSSAALSTSELEHQLRASRAKAIFTCAPLLDTALRATDVVGISRKNVFLLPVPNATSRHGFKTIDDLIKEGERLPELPPLQWKKGQGARQTAYLLYSSGTSGLPKPVMLSHYNIISGIIQTCTFDSVSRKTDGVETQVMLGVLPFSHVFGLMLIAHLGTYRGDEIIVMPRFEFEPFLSAVSRFQIHQLPIVPPIVIQMLDRRELCRKHDLSSVRFVYTGAAPLGKETVDDLLSLYPNWRLGQGYGMTETATVFIQSSEHDTEVGTTGSLLPAAKAKIVDPDGKEITEYEKPGELLIQSPTVSLGYFNNPKATAETFFVEANGRWIRTGDEVLVRMSESGNEHFVVVDRGHQVAPAELESHLLTHPAVSDCAVIQIPDARAGEAPKAFVVKAKHTSQSEEELVRDIQRYVEEHKARYKWLKGGVEFIEAIPKSPTGKILRRKLRDREREARKSEGAKL, translated from the exons TCCTTAGAGAGGATTTCCTTGCGCGGGGCATCGGCAAAGCCCTTCAACTGGACTCGCAAGCCGGGTCGGAATGGGACCGCGTCTGCGTCATATTCTCTCTCAACACC ATTGACTACATCCCCCTCACGCACTCCATCCATCGTTTGAATGGCATCGCCAGTCTGAGCAGCGCAGCTTTGTCAACATCGGAGTTGGAGCACCAGCTCCGCGCCTCACGCGCAAAAGCTATCTTTACTTGTGCGCCCCTTCTGGACACCGCGCTCAGAGCGACAGACGTGGTTGGTATCTCTCGAAAAAATGTATTCCTCCTTCCAGTGCCCAACGCCACGAGCAGGCATGGTTTCAAGACGATTGACGACCTGATcaaagagggagagagattGCCTGAGTTGCCTCCGCTACAATGGAAGAAAGGACAAGGCGCTCGACAAACGGCCTATCTGCTGTATTCAAGCGGTACTTCTGGGTTGCCT AAACCCGTCATGTTATCACACTATAACATCATATCAGGCATCATACAAACATGCACATTCGACTCGGTCTCCCGAAAGACCGATGGAGTCGAAACGCAAGTGATGCTCGGAGTGTTGCCATTCAGTCATGTTTTCGGGCTGATGCTCATCGCTCATTTAGGTACTTACCGCGGCGACGAGATCATCGTTATGCCTCGCTTTGAGTTCGAGCCCTTCCTGTCGGCGGTCAGTCGCTTTCAGATACATCAGCTTCCAATTGTTCCCCCAATCGTGATTCAGATGCTGGACAGGAGGGAACTCTGTCGCAAGCACGACTTGAGCAGTGTCAGGTTTGTGTATACCGGCGCTGCACCGCTCGGAAAAGAAACAGTGGATGATCTGTTGAGCCTTTATCCAAATTGGCGTCTTGGACAAGGCTACG GAATGACAGAGACGGCGACTGTGTTTATACAAAGCAGCGAACATGATACAGAAGTCGGCACAACTGGATCATTACTTCCAGCAGCCAAGGCTAAGATCGTCGATCCAGATGGTAAAGAGATTACGGAATACGAAAAGCCAGGGGAGCTACTGATTCAGAGTCCAACGGTGTCTCTTGGATACTTCAATAACCCCAAGGCTACCGCCGAGACTTTCTTTGTGGAAGCTAACGGCCGCTGGATTCGAACGGGGGATGAAGTGCTGGTTCGCATGTCCGAGAGCGGCAATGAACAtttcgttgttgttgatcgA GGCCACCAAGTTGCGCCAGCTGAGCTCGAATCACATCTCCTCACCCATCCCGCCGTGAGCGACTGCGCAGTCATCCAGATTCCCGATGCAAGAGCCGGCGAGGCTCCGAAAGCATTTGTAGTCAAAGCAAAACATACAAGTCAGTCTGAGGAGGAACTTGTGAGGGATATACAACGATATGTTGAGGAGCATAAAGCTAGATATAAGTGGCTGAAGGGTGGAGTGGAGTTCATTGAAGCGATACCGAAGAGTCCAACTGGGAAGATTCTGAGACGCAAGCTGAGGGATAGGGAGAGGGAAGCTAGAAAGTCTGAAGGAGCAAAGTTGTGA